Proteins from a single region of Pseudopedobacter saltans DSM 12145:
- a CDS encoding DUF4374 domain-containing protein, with protein sequence MKTKITKALVVMATATAFTACKKENSSNVTRGEYIVTVTPVASTGVADYLINVPSLDNGSASTFGNGLEQDGTYRYYLTHKGKFFSMLYGQGNPGAVTAYKNVDGRLNKLTNFQTETVQAFAAVNDDILLTKVPRTINTSGSTLYTYYQVSTNSLQITKEGTLDALAPAKNGEIAHFSWLQQVGNKVYAPFFPIKNSSFDSDFHDQAWIAVYTYPEMQLEKTIHDDRTSFIGRYFTNGLGVVENGDVYAFSTSVATTSDKVDEKSVKRFTDTKPSAITRIKNGTDMFDDYYLDFEQASNGYVITNWLYIGNNKFIANIQAKAEKGPYNTGKELAVLDVSAKTVNKISGLPALGEIKSLTSTNYTPKDGNTAYIGVNLTSGIGYIYKIDANNKTAIPGLQIEGGTITAVQYLKNN encoded by the coding sequence ATGAAAACTAAAATTACAAAAGCACTTGTGGTGATGGCTACAGCCACAGCTTTTACTGCTTGCAAAAAGGAAAATAGTTCTAATGTCACTCGTGGCGAATACATTGTAACAGTAACCCCTGTTGCATCAACCGGCGTGGCCGATTATCTTATTAACGTACCCAGTTTAGACAACGGTTCTGCATCAACTTTTGGAAATGGATTGGAGCAAGACGGTACCTACCGCTACTATTTAACACATAAGGGAAAATTCTTCAGTATGTTATATGGTCAGGGAAACCCGGGAGCTGTAACCGCTTATAAAAATGTGGACGGTCGATTAAACAAATTGACAAACTTTCAAACAGAAACCGTTCAGGCTTTTGCTGCAGTTAATGATGATATTTTATTAACAAAAGTACCCAGAACGATAAACACTTCGGGAAGTACTTTATACACGTATTATCAGGTAAGCACCAATAGTTTACAAATTACAAAGGAAGGTACCTTAGATGCTTTAGCTCCGGCAAAAAACGGAGAAATTGCGCATTTCAGCTGGTTACAGCAGGTAGGCAATAAAGTTTATGCTCCTTTTTTCCCTATAAAGAACAGCAGCTTTGATTCTGATTTCCACGATCAGGCGTGGATTGCGGTATATACCTATCCGGAAATGCAATTGGAAAAAACCATTCATGATGATCGTACCAGTTTCATAGGCAGATATTTCACCAATGGTTTGGGCGTTGTAGAAAACGGAGATGTTTATGCTTTCTCTACTTCTGTTGCTACTACTTCTGACAAAGTGGATGAAAAAAGCGTAAAAAGATTCACAGATACCAAACCATCTGCCATTACTCGTATAAAAAATGGCACAGATATGTTTGACGACTATTATCTTGATTTTGAACAGGCATCTAATGGTTATGTTATTACGAACTGGTTATACATTGGTAATAATAAATTCATCGCCAATATTCAGGCTAAAGCCGAAAAAGGACCTTACAATACTGGCAAAGAATTGGCCGTTTTAGATGTTTCCGCTAAAACTGTAAACAAAATAAGCGGATTACCTGCCTTAGGAGAAATTAAAAGCTTAACGTCTACTAATTATACACCTAAAGATGGGAATACGGCTTATATCGGTGTTAATTTAACAAGCGGTATTGGTTATATCTATAAAATAGATGCAAATAACAAGACAGCAATTCCGGGATTGCAGATCGAAGGAGGTACAATTACAGCTGTACAATATTTAAAAAACAACTAA
- a CDS encoding TonB-dependent receptor, which produces MQIRKFLLIGAVLLFSLFKSFAQTAFISITGKITDDSGEILPGALIKILGTNISSTSDGNGLYILKNVPPSGKQAIQVSSVGMKSQTKELAIKGTQNLNVNFNLTPNVQQMETVSVIGRSHVQETNRQAYNVTAIDAKKLYNSTLDISGALDRVAGVRVRESGGVGSNFNLSLNGFSGDHIKYFIDGIPMDNFGSSFQINNIPINLADRVEVYKGVVPVWLGSDALGGAINIITADHYRNFIDVSYSYGSFNTHRSVINAGIISKKGFTFQINAFQNYSDNNYKVTLQPSNIYTGAFEQLATLKRFHDTYHNETLITNIGVVNKKYADKLLFGLTLGENYKEIQTGARMQTVFGGWHRRGNILMPSLKYKKENLIKGLDITLNANYNLGYEKNIDTMNVRFDWYGNMKAHGSSGESSRSLYKYKNNNGLATAMANYKINDKQSLALSNSFNTFNRKGNDLLNPANDLNEPIKKTHKNILGLGYSYALDNQYSINVFGKYLSQIVINGNSNNKGNTERFGYGTAITYFINPELQLKASYELTNKMPEAFEIFGDMESVEGNPGLKPESSNNINVGFIYGFDINKTNRFSVTANGIYRNATDYIYRRLNNNQSKLVADNRDGVRTFGGDAEVRYSYKEWLSTGLSATYQFIQNMQKREPGYTIVSPLYKDQMPNIPYLFGNADVSFSLHNIGKQGNHLNIGYNLLYVHAFWLYWPSMGETSATAEKKQIPKQLSNDVNLVYSMLNGRYNIGLEARNITDALLYDNFSLQKPSRGFYLNFRYFINKQQ; this is translated from the coding sequence ATGCAAATTAGAAAATTTTTGCTTATTGGGGCGGTATTGCTCTTCAGTTTATTCAAATCCTTTGCCCAAACGGCATTCATCTCCATCACAGGAAAGATCACAGATGATAGTGGCGAAATACTACCGGGTGCTTTGATTAAGATTTTGGGAACCAACATCAGTTCGACTTCTGATGGAAATGGTCTTTATATCCTAAAAAATGTTCCGCCTTCTGGCAAACAGGCAATCCAGGTTTCTTCGGTTGGCATGAAATCTCAAACTAAAGAACTTGCTATTAAAGGGACACAAAATCTTAATGTCAATTTTAACCTTACGCCAAATGTCCAGCAAATGGAAACCGTATCGGTAATCGGTCGCTCCCATGTACAGGAAACAAACAGACAGGCTTATAATGTAACAGCAATTGATGCGAAGAAACTATACAATTCTACATTGGATATTTCCGGGGCTTTAGACAGAGTTGCAGGCGTAAGGGTAAGAGAATCGGGAGGTGTTGGTTCAAACTTCAACCTTTCTTTAAATGGATTCTCAGGAGATCATATAAAATATTTTATTGATGGAATCCCGATGGACAACTTCGGTTCGTCTTTTCAGATCAACAATATTCCAATAAATCTGGCCGACAGAGTTGAAGTTTATAAAGGCGTTGTACCCGTATGGCTTGGATCTGATGCTTTAGGCGGAGCGATAAACATTATTACAGCAGACCATTATCGGAATTTTATTGATGTTTCTTATTCCTACGGTTCGTTCAATACACACAGAAGTGTTATAAATGCAGGTATAATCTCCAAAAAAGGATTCACTTTCCAGATAAATGCTTTTCAGAACTATTCGGACAATAACTATAAAGTGACTCTTCAGCCATCAAACATCTATACGGGTGCCTTTGAACAACTGGCTACTTTAAAAAGATTTCATGACACATACCATAACGAAACGCTCATTACAAACATTGGCGTTGTTAATAAAAAGTATGCAGATAAATTACTTTTTGGTTTAACACTGGGCGAAAACTATAAGGAAATACAAACAGGAGCTCGTATGCAAACCGTTTTCGGTGGTTGGCATAGAAGAGGTAATATCCTAATGCCCAGTTTAAAATATAAAAAAGAAAACCTGATAAAAGGTTTGGATATTACTTTAAATGCAAACTACAACCTTGGCTATGAAAAGAATATAGACACCATGAATGTCAGGTTCGACTGGTACGGAAACATGAAAGCTCATGGATCCAGCGGAGAAAGCTCCAGAAGTTTGTATAAATATAAAAACAATAATGGGTTGGCTACAGCAATGGCAAACTATAAGATCAACGACAAACAGTCTCTGGCCTTAAGCAACTCATTCAATACGTTTAACAGAAAAGGTAATGATTTATTAAATCCTGCTAATGATTTAAATGAACCTATCAAAAAAACACATAAAAACATTCTGGGGCTGGGTTATAGCTATGCCTTAGATAATCAATATAGTATCAATGTATTTGGTAAATATCTTTCTCAGATTGTTATCAATGGAAATAGTAATAATAAAGGAAATACCGAACGATTCGGATATGGAACAGCAATAACATATTTCATAAATCCCGAATTGCAATTAAAAGCTTCCTATGAGTTAACTAATAAAATGCCTGAAGCCTTTGAAATTTTCGGAGATATGGAAAGTGTAGAAGGTAATCCCGGTTTAAAACCCGAATCGAGCAATAATATAAATGTAGGTTTCATTTACGGATTTGACATCAACAAGACTAACAGATTTTCGGTAACGGCAAATGGTATTTACCGAAATGCCACAGACTATATCTATAGACGGCTGAACAATAATCAATCGAAGCTTGTTGCCGATAATCGTGATGGAGTACGCACTTTCGGCGGAGATGCGGAAGTAAGATACTCCTACAAGGAATGGCTTTCCACCGGTTTAAGCGCTACCTACCAGTTTATACAAAACATGCAAAAGCGCGAACCTGGTTATACGATCGTAAGCCCTTTATACAAAGATCAGATGCCAAATATTCCTTACCTATTTGGTAATGCGGACGTTTCTTTTTCACTGCACAACATTGGAAAACAAGGCAACCACTTAAATATTGGCTATAATCTTTTGTATGTACATGCTTTCTGGCTGTATTGGCCTAGCATGGGGGAAACGAGCGCTACAGCAGAGAAGAAACAAATCCCTAAGCAGCTTTCGAATGATGTAAATCTGGTTTATAGTATGCTTAACGGGCGCTATAATATCGGACTTGAGGCGAGGAATATTACCGATGCCTTACTTTATGACAATTTCAGCTTACAGAAGCCAAGCCGGGGCTTCTATCTAAACTTCAGATATTTTATTAATAAACAACAATAA